The window TGTTGGGGGAGGTTCATTGTGTGTCATTTAAAAAAATTAGTTTTTTAGTAGTTATACTTTTGTTTTCACTATTTAATGTTCAAAATGTACAAGCATCGATTACTTTTACGGATCTTGCTTCATCACATCCGGCCTATGATGAAATTCAATACTTGATCGAATTAGGCGTTTTGGAGGGCTCGATCGAAAACGGTAAACGAGTTTTCAAGCCATCTGATTCAGTAACGCGCGGACAGGCTGCTAAGATGGTCGTTGTGGCAACAGGTGAAAAGCCATTAGTCGTAACGAAATCATCGTTTTCAGATATTGACTTAAAGAAAAGTGCGGCATTGTCAGGTTATGTGGAGCGTGCAGTGAAGCTAGGCTATTTCAGCGAATATTCGCCTGGGAAATTTGCACCGAAAACACCACTTACTCGTAATGAAATGAGTAAAGTATTGGCAACTGCCTTTCAATTAAACATTGAGCAAACTGAAAAATTATCGCTGCCGTTTAATGATGTCGCAGCAAATGATCCGTACTATAAATATATTGCGGCGATTTACTATAATGGAATAACGAATGGGACAGCCAATTCGACAAAGTATAGCGCGAAGGACCCTGTGACACGTGCGCAATTTTCATCATTCGTTGCGCGCGCTTCATCGGATAAGTATCGCCTAGACCTTCCTGTTCAAGGAGTCCACGTTCCGAATGAATCGGATGCAATCGGTAAAGTATTTGTAGCGGTGGATAATTTAAATGTACGTTCAAGTGCTTCCAGTGACAATGCAACAAACATTTTGGGGAAGGTAAATACAGGGAAGGCGCTTTCTGTATTTGAGGAGCAAGGGTATTGGCTGAAAATATCTTATAATGGTCAATATGCATTTGTGGCGAAAGAATTTACTAAAACAGCGCAACAACCTGTTGAAGGAACACCTGAAAAGCCGGTTGAGGAAAAGCCGGAACAGCCAGTTGAAGTTAAGCCAGAAAAACCAACAGAAGTAAAACCCGAAAATCCGACTGAAGTAAAACCGGAAAAACCAGTTGAGGTAAAACCGGGAAAACCAACAGAAGAAACACCGGAACAACCGACAGAACAACCTATCGAAATTCCGACAACGGATACAGAAACAATTGCAATTGCGACGGTAAATGGTTTAAATATCCGTGAAAGTGATTCAGCAAGCGCTACTTCACTCGGGAAAATTGATCGAGGTACGAGCGTTAATGTCCTTTCATTCGCAGGTCATTGGGTAGAAATTGACCATCAAGGTACAGTAGGCTATGTGGATAAACGATTTGTCCGTTTGAAAAATACGACGGAAAACCCAGTGAAGGATCGCATAATTATAATCGACCCAGGACATGGTGGAAAAGACCCTGGAACGATGAGTGGTCAAGCCGTTGAAAAGTCCATTGTGTTTAAAGTAAGTCAATTAGTGCAGCAAAAGTTAGAAGCAGATGGTGCGAAAGTATTGATGACACGAACTGGGGATACGTATCCATCACTTGATGATCGCCATAAGTTTGCAACGAATAATTATGGCGAAATGTTTGTTAGTATTCATGCCAATTCAGCAACGAGCACTTCTGCCAAAGGGACAGAAACGTATTATAGTGTTACTTCGAATGAAAACGAAAAAGAGGACCTCGTTTTAGCGACGAATATTAATAACGAAATCGTTAAAAATGCGAGCATGTCGAATCGTGGAGTGAAGCGTGCAGACTTTGTTGTCATCAAAAATTTAAAAATTCCAGCTGTCTTAGTGGAACTAGGATTTGTAAGTAATGAAGAAGATCGTACAAAGTTACTGAGTGATCAGTACATCGAAACGTTTGCACAGTCTATTTATAATGGGATTGTGGAGTATTACGGAAGAAAGTAACTTCAAAAGTCACCCTATTCATTTTGGATCGGGTGACTTTTTTGATTGGTAGTAAAGAGAATGCATAGAAGTTTACTTAAACAATAGCTCTCTAGACCGATATTAATAGTAAGAAATTTCTAGGTTACATATAGTGGGGTTCATCACCAATCTCCGGGGATGACAAAGAGGTTCGATAATAAATACCAAGTTATGATAATTAGCCTATAGTAGGAAGGAATGACAAGATGAAAAAAAATGTACAGATTAGGGTTTTGACAGGGCTGTTATTAGTACCTGGAGCAGTTGCTCACGCCAATGAAGCGAACAAGATTTTAAATGCATCAGCAATACCGTATAATGTTGTGGCAGCGTCAACGGTGGAGAGTTTATTGGCAAGCTTTAAGGGGGTCAATGAGGAAGCAAGTGCTGAAACCGTAGCTGTTGAAAGAAAAAAATACGATACTTTGAGTCAGGCTGAAAAAGATTTACTTAATGCCGCAAATGATAATTTACTTGCGTTAATTGATGCGAAATTAACGTATTTAGAGGAATATCAAGTTCATAAAAAAACGGCAAAAAGTTTAGAAATAGCAATAAATAAATTAACGAACACCAACACCAATATAATTGCCGAAACGGAAAAAGCGGAAGAGGCGCGTGTACAGCTACATAAAGAATTTACAGCGAGCTTGGATAAAGTATCCGCGGCAGCAGAAAGTTCACCTTTAAATGCAACAGATTTCTTATCAACATTAAAATATTTTAAAAGCACCGGCACGGACGAATTTATTGAGGCAATGGTGACAAAGGTAAGTTTAACGAACTTAGAAAATAAAGTGTCAGCTATTGAGCCTGTACAAGAATTTATTACAGATTTCATCACTCCTCTTCTAGCAGTGAAAGAAGCTAAACCTGTTGATAAAAAAGCGTTTGAAACTGAGGTGACAGAGGCGCGTGCAGCATTTAACGTACTTGAATCGCAAATAAAAGCACTAACGAAAATTCAAATCGTCGAAAATAATGTGAACGTTGAAAATACGATTAAAAATGCTGAAACGGATTTATCCAAAGCAGTAGCGGTTGAAAATGCAATCAAAGATATGGTTAGCAACCCACCTACAACACCGACAACATTCCGTTCAAAAATGTCAGCGATTCAAAATAGTTATGCAGCACTCAATGATTTCCAAAAGGCATTAGTTAAGAACTATGATGAAGTAGCTGATTTTATCAAAGTAATAGCTATGATGGATGACATTGATAGCTTAGCGAAAATGGCGGTTAATTCCGATCAATTCCGAGAAAAATTATTGGAAGTAGGAACGGCATACAATGCGCTTGGCACGGATTTAAAGAATTTAGTATCCAATACAAGTAAATTAATTGAAATGGAAAAGGGTGTTGAAAAAGCAAAAGAAATCGAAAAGCAAATTATGGCCATTACGATTGACAATGCAACTTCCGCAACACCAGAAGCCCGCGCAGCATATAACGCTTTATCAGCAACTGACCGCAAATATGTAAAAAAGGGTGATCTAGATTTACTCGCTGCATGGGAAAAGTCCAATTCTTCCGCGAATGGTGTCATTAAGCAAATTAACGACATTTCAACAACTGCTTTAGCGGAAAAAGATGTTACAAACTTTATTACAAAAACAAAAACAGCGATTGCAGGCTATTCGAAAATGTCTCCAACCGATCAGCCACTTGTAACGAATCGTGCACGTTTAAACGGGCTAACACCTTATATGGAAATCGCCGCAGCCATTATGACATTGAATAGTACAAGTACAACATATGCAACCGATTTAACAGATGCAACGGCAAAGCTTGCTACATGGGATTCATTAGCTTCAACTGGATTGACGGCGGCAGACCAACCGAATTTAGTAGCCATGAAAGCTTTATTACAAACGAAACTAGACAATTTAGTTAGTGAAAAAGACTTAGCTACGAAAATTGATGAACGAATTTTGGCAGTGAAAAATACAATCAGTTTAGCCGAATTAGCAAACATAAGAATAGATTATGATGCACTTTCAGCAAATGGAAAAAAATTAGTGAAGAATTATGCGGTATTAACTGCAATAGAAAGCCAATATAAATCTGTATTAAATGTCGTTAATTTAATTGAAAAGATTGATTTTGGTGCAAAGGATTTTGCTAAAAAAGTAATAGCGGCTAATGCAGCATATGAAAAAATACCAACAGACTTAAAAAACCTAGTGGATAATTACATTAAATTACAGGAGTTTCTGCAAGTTGCCCAATTGATGCTCGACATTGATGGCATCAGTACATCAGCGAAGGATTTCCGCGAAAAGGTAACGACTGCTGAGCAAACATTCAAAACATTAACGGCGAACACATCGCTTTTAGACAAGCCAACGAGTGCAAAAGAACGTTTACTAAAAGAATATGGTCCGAAATTGGAGACGTTCCAAAAAATTATCGCTTCTGCTAATACGATGGTGGACAAAATTAACGCACTTAGCTCAAAAACAGGGCAGGCCTTTATGGATGAGCTTGCGTTATTAACGGCTGAATATAAGGCGATGGATTCAACAATGAAACGCAGTGTAACGAATGCTGCATTATTAACAGCTCTTGAAAAGGACTATAAGGCGTCATTAAACGTGTTTACAATGATTGAAAAACTACCTGCCAATACAGATAAATCGTTCTCTAAAAAAGTACTTGATGCTGAAAAGGCGTACCAAAAGCTAACAAAGAAGCAACAGGAAAATGTGTATAATTACACGACAAAATTACAGCCTGTATTAAAGGTAGCGAGCTTAATTGATCGTATTGATAAGTTAAAGGTTGGTAGTAAAACGTATCAAGCTGAAACGGCGGCAATTCGTGCGGAATACGATGCCCTTACACCAGCTGAACAAGCGTTAGTTCATAATTATTCAAAATTAACGGGTGCAGAAGACAATATGACAAGTGCTGAAAAGGTCGTGGCATTAATTAAAGAAGCGATTCCAACAGCGGATAACTATATTGAAAAATTGACAGCGGCCCGCAATGCATATGATGCTTTAGATAAATCGCAGCAAAAACTTGTGACGAACTACAAAGATTTAACGAACCGTGAGCGCGCAGTAAAGCCTGTTTTAACATTAGATGCGAGCATTATATTGCTTGATCCATCGAATGCACGTACCTTTATTTCAAAATATAAAAGTGCAGAAAAGGCCTACGAAAAGCTTACACTTGCAGAGCGCGGTTTATTATTAAACAGCGCGAAATTAACTGGTGAGTTAAAAGCATTATTCAATGTAATGAATGCGATTAACAACATTAAATCATCGAGCAAAACGTTTGTAGCGGATACGCAAGCCGCTCGTGCGATGTATGATGCATTACCAGCCGATCAACAGGCAAAAATTTCGAATATATCGGTGCTAAAAGACCATGAACTGAATGTTTCAGGTGGAGCAAGTGTTGATGCATTAATTCGCGATTTAAATTCAGTCTCACCGAAAGAGTTTATTGCAAAAGTAAAAGAAGCAAGCCAAGCATACAAAGCATTAAGTTCTACAAATAAAAAAGCAGTTACATTAATAGATGAGTTAAAATCGCAAGAAAAGTATATAAAGCCAGTAGAAGTCGCGATTGATGAGATTGAAGGCTTAAGCAACCCGCGCAACGATTTAAGTCGTCAATTTGATAAAGTGAACAAAGCGTTGAAAAAGCTAGACTCGAAGCAAATGAGCTATGTAACGAACATCGACAAATATTCTAACTTATCGAATGTCATTTATGTCTATCAGTTAATCGACAAATTAAAGCCTAGTGATAAATACTATTTAGGTAACTTAGAGGCGGCAAAGTTAGCGTATGACCGTCTATCAAGTGATGAAAAGTTAAAAGTAACAAACTATTACAAATTACAGGAATCGCAATTAGATGTGACGGAAATTCAAAAAGTGACGAATATTATTGCTTCATTATCAAGAAGCTCTAGCACGTATGTTGAGGATGTAGAAAAGGCAGCCGCGGCGTACAAAGAACTTCCATCTGGTTCAAAGCGTCAAGTGATGAACTACGATATTTTAAAGCAAGCTGAAAAAGATATAAAGGTTGCCAAATCCGTAATAAAACAAATCGAGGAAATCGATCCGAGTTTGCGTACGTTCGAATCCAAAACAAAATCTGCACTGAAAGCTTATGATAAACTAACGGAAGAGCAAAAATTACTCATTGCCAATTATAATTTATTACAAAACTATGTATTTGAATTAGGGCTATAATTATTTGTTTTAGATGAGTTTTGTGCAAGAGTAAGTCCAACATGATAGTAGCCATCGTTCCCAAAATTAAAGTTGGGGAACGATGGCTTTTTGTATTTAATGCACCAGTTTTCGTGGGGGACATTTTTTGCTTAGAAAAATAGAAAGTCGAAAGTGTCAGATAGAAAATCAAATCTAACGGATAGAACTACTTTTCGGGCAGTTTTGCATAAATTCTTTGCGGATGCAGATCATCCTCGTGAAATTTTATCCTACATATCTTGTCATGATAAATATGTCATTCAGAAAATTATCCATTTTCATCGTGTTATATGGTAAATTATAGTTTGTTATATTACAGTAATATTACGGTGACGGATTTGATGGTAGAAATTCTGTTCTTTATTCGTTAAATCTCTACTTAATGCATAAATTTCGTTAAAGTGTTTTATTGAGAGATTGCGCGGAACTGTTACATAAGTGAAAAATTACAGTGCGATAATATATGATACTCTATTTGTAGGTTAAAAAACCTGGTTTTCGAAGGGAGTTTCATTGAATCGTGAAAAAAAGAATTTTATTACCGATCTTTGCAGCGTTTATGATTTTTGCAGGGACGGATACAAATACAGCACAAGCAGCATCAACTTCAGAATTAACAACAGTAGCATATGATTATATTGGGGTACCTTATGTATATGGAGGTACTACAGCAAAAGGTTTAGACTGTTCAGGGTATACGAGCATCGTTTTTAGCAAGCTTGGCCATGACTTAAACCGTACAGCTGCTGAGCAGTATAAACAAGGGACAGCCGTTTCAAAAGCCAATTTAAAAACGGGCGACTTAGTGTTCTTTAATACTACGGGTAGTGTTTCACACGTAGGGATTTATTTAGGTAATAACGAATTCATTCATGCTGGGACAAGCACAGGTGTAACAGTGGCTAAATTAAATTCTTCTTATTGGGCAAAACGCTATATCGGCGCGAAACGTGTAGCAAGTTTTGATGGTAGTAAAGTGGTAGCATCCACAGGTGAAGTAAAAGATGCAGCAATAGACTTTTCGGTTTATGCATCTCGTGGTGAAGTAGCAATCCAGTTAGCAAAAGCAATGGGTCTAGATACATCGGATAAAAACTCACCATTTGCAGACGTTAAATCTACTTCAAAGCATGCTGGAGCAGTAACAGCATTACATAAAATGGGCGTATTTACAGGCGATGAAAATGGAAAATTCAATCCAAGTTCTCCATTTACACGTGCACAATTAGCAAAGGTTTTAGTAGCTGCATTTAATTTAGAGCAAAAGGGTGATTTCAAGACATTTACTGATGTTTCTAAATCTCACTATGCTTCAAATGATATTTCTGTTTTAGCATCAAACGGCATCACAATGGGTAAAGGTGATGGCACATTCGGCATTAATGATAATGTGAAGCTAACGGACTTAACAACTTTCATTAACCGCATCCAATAAAGGTATCTGTGCATAGAGAAAATTTATATTCATATATAGTAATACTAAAAGGATGATTCCCACGAGTTGGGGATCATCTTTTTAGTTTATAAAAATAGAAATCAGGTGAAGAATCAATTAAAAAAACCTAAGTCGCTAAAGGGATTGACCCCAAAAGTATAGACAAATAAAAAAAGCATCTTCGATTGAATTCGGGTTTAGATACCTAAAATTCAATTAGGAGGTGTTTTTTTATGGGAACAAGAGTTAGTTATCCTTACGAAGTGAAAATGAAGGCTATTGAAATGCGATTAGCGGGTGTACCAACGAAACAGGTTTTAATGGAATTAAATATTCGGAATAAAACCCAAGTGGATACATGGATGCGTTGGTATAAAAACGGAGAAATACATCGATTTGAACAACCTGTAGGTAAACAGTATACCTTTGATAAAGGACCGGAATATGAGAATGAACAAAAAAAATTAGAAGTGGAAAACCGTTATTTAAAGCAACAGATTGAGGTTTTAAAAAAGTACGCAGAGTTGGAGAGGAAGTGGTTGGAGAAGTAGCTGTACAGTTAGTAGAGACACTGAAAGAAACAATGTGTGTGAAGGATATATGTACACACTTAGGGATTGCACGATCTACTTATTATCGTTGGAAACAGGCATCTACTGATGCAAGGTCTCGTCAAGCAATTGAGCGACGTATTGGTGAACTCTGCCGTGAACATAAATTTCGATATGGTTACCGGAAAATTACTGCGCTCTTACGTCGAGAAATATGTGTGAATCATAAGGTCGTACAACGTATTATGCAAAAATATAGTTGGCAGTGTCGAGTGAAAGTGAAAAAACGTAAACAAACTGGACAACCCTATTATATCGCAGCTAATTTATTGAATCGTGATTTTGAGGCAACGGTACCTCTACAGAGACTCGTAACCGATATTACTTACTTGCCATTTGGTCAGAAACAATTGTATCTTTCAAGTATTCAAGATTTATATAATGGCGAGATTATTGCTTATTCGATTGGTGATTGCCAAGATACTGATTTCGTGTTGAATACCTTATCCCAACTAGATAATTTGCCCGAAGGGTGTATCCTGCATAGTGACCAAGGCTCGGTGTACACATCTTATCGGTATCAATAAGCTGTTAAAGGAAAAGGCATTACCATGAGCATGTCCCGTAAAGGTACGCCCGCTGATAATGCCCCAATTGAATCGTTTCATTCTGCATTAAAGTCTGAAACATTCTACTTAGACAGTTTAAGGAATACTACGACTGCAATCGTAGAACAAACTGACAATGACTATATAAAGTATTATAACTATATCCGAATACAGGCGAAATTAAACAACCAGTCGCCGGTTCAATACCGACAACTGGTTGGATAAATTCTTTTTTGACCTCTGTCTTATATACGGGGGTCAGTCCCAAATGGTGGCTCAGGTTTTTTGGGTTTTTATTAAAAATTCACGAATAATTCAATGTTAAACCGTCTAATATTAGTTGTTCGGAATTACTTTCACTAAATCTGAGCGAACCCAAACGTATTGTGATGGTGGAACTTCGTCTGATAAAAGCTTGTACCATACGTAGCCATCATCGCCTGTCATTTCCTCTACAATGGCAACAGGATATCCAAATACGGCTGTCTCGCCAACATTTTTTGGCTGATACGTAAATACTTTAGTAGAAGTTGCTGACGCTTCTGCACGCGCATTGACTAAATCCCCATTATTTGCAACGAAGGCACGTTTTACTTGGTTGAAATCTTTTTGACCGAAACGACTGTCCATGCGGTACATATGCCCAGCAATTTTACTGCCCCAAAACGGATCAGATGCATAGTGAACGTTCATTCCTGCTGTTTTATTACCAGGAGCCGCGCCTTTTGCAAACTTACCTGATTGTGGTGCATAGTTTAAATTGACATATTGATTTAAAAACGCCATCACACTATCATCACGGCTTGGATAAGAAGTACCTAATGTCGTATCTGAATCATACACTTTAATGCCGAAAATATTGTTTTTCTCTAAAGAATTGACACTAATTCCGTAATCGCTCTCATGCATAGAAGCGGCTAAAATGAAGAGCGCATTGACATTATGAGAAGCCTCGACTTGTTTTAATAATGGTCCCATTCCAATTAAACGAGATTCAACCGTTGCATTTGCATAGCGCGCTAATCCAGTTGCTTGGCGTTCTGCGAGCATTGTCATAATGATCGAATCTAATTCTTCCGCTGTATAGTTTGAATGTTGACGTAACGTAGTAAATTGGAAATACGGGTAATGTGTACCCACTTTTTTCGTTAACAACACATCGCTATAGAAGTTAACTCCGTCTTGGCTATAGTAGTTAGTACCAGGTTTCATAAAGGCTGGTGCTTCACCAACGACATAATCCCCGTGATAAGCTTGTTTTATATGGTTGTACGTTTTATGTGTTAAAAAGCCTCCTGCTACATAATACGTATTTTGCCCTTTAATTAAGCTTGTAGGTGTTAATGTCACCTCATCCATTTTTGCATAGCCCTTCGTATCGGCAAGCTGGACGATCGCATATTTTTCAGTGTTGCTATAGTATTTTAGCTCCGAACCTTCTACTGCATATGTTAAGGATTTCTTAAACTCTTTATCTGCATAAATCGTAACAGTATTGGCAGCTGTGTCTGCAGCAGATGCAATTCCGCTTGGCATATTGACGATTTTATCCCCTTTAAAAATAAGCTGTGAGGAAGAGCTTTTTAGTGCTGACTCTGCTTGCTCATAATTAAAGTAAACAGTCGGATTTTTTGTGATTTCCCCATTTGACAATTTTCCAATATAATAACTATTTGAATTTGCCGGTGGTAGGGGCGGTGGTACTTCTGTTCCGTTTTCATCGCCGTCTTCTTCATCTACCCCTGCACCGTACTTCTCAATCGTTGTGTTCATCCGATATAAAAATGCAGAAGCGTGCGCAATTGTTGAAGAACCTTGTGGATCGAAATAAATCCCTTTAGACGTTTGTGAACCACGAATAATATTGTAGTATACACTTGTCGCAACAGCCGGTTTGAATTGGTCGCCTATTTTATTGTTATCTTTAAACGTAAGCGGTGCCCCTTCTAGCGGGACTTTCGAATAATTTAATGCTCTTTGTAAAAGTGCTGCCATGTGCTGACGAGTAATCTTTTCATTTGGTCGGAAAGTTCCATCAGGATAGCCACTTAAAATATTTGAGCCAGCAGCCGCTTGAATTTCAAGTGTACGCTCCTCGCCAGGCTTTAAATCTTTAAATACATGTGAAGTTGATGCTGGTAAATTAAGTGCACGCGTAATATAGGAAGCAAATTCCCCACGAGTAACGGCGCGGTTTGGATTGTAATTCCCCTTTGCATCTGGGCGAATGACGTCTAAATTTGCCCAATATGTAAGTTCGTGGACCATTAAATGCCCTTGTATATCATTTGCATACGTTTTCGACTGTGTTGAAATGGACAAGAATAGCATTGCTGCGATCGCGAGTCCGAATATTTTTTTGAACACAAATTCACACTCCTTTCAATCTATTAACATTTTATCAATTTATATAGTTGAATAATAGGAAAAATCTCATTCTTAAACAGATTGTAATAGAAATGAAACCTTATACTTAAGCATTATCCCTAGGTTTGGGATTTTTGGTCTGTATGTAATCGGATTTTAAATCGTATAGGGAAAAAGGGTTATAAGTTTTAAAAATACTTACAAATATTATAAATGTACTACTAAATTTGAGAGAAAATGTTATATATATGACAGATAGCTTTATTTTGAAAGATAATTATTATATAATAAATGTGAAATATTTGGTAAAAATAACGTACTAAACATCTAAAAAAGAGAGATAAGGGTGGAGAAACGTGGCAAGAGGACGCAAAGTTAACTCAAATGGAGAAAGAAGTAAACAATTATTATTGGAAAAGGCAGTTGAACTTTTTTCAACAAACGGATATCATCAAACGAAAATTAGTGATATTGTCAAGGCGGCCGATTTAACACAGCCGACATTTTATTTGTACTTTCAAAGTAAAGAGTCGCTATACAATGATCTAAATGAAACATTTCAACAAGGTCTAGACCAAGTTTTTTCAACTCAACCTTTACTTACGATGACAAATGACACCTCAACTCACACCATTCAAGAACACTTAAAACAAATTTTTGATTATTTCGTTAAGAATCCAAGTTTAACAAAAATAGGTTTCTATGAGGCCGAACAATCATCGGTGTTGAAGGAGCGAATTGTAACAAACTTAGTAGATGTTTTTGATACAGATTTCCAAGATTATGATGTTACGCAGCGAGTTGATAAGCATGTATTGGCGGAAAGTTTAGTCGGTTCAGTGGAGCGTTTAACACTTACGAATTTACTGACAAATAAATCAAACCCTCAACAGCTTGCAGAAGAAATTTCACATATTTATTTTTCAGACGCACGTAAATTAGTACGATAAAAAAGACTGCCACAACTTTCAAAAAGGGAGTTGGGCAGTCTTTTTCTTACTTATTCGCTGTTTGGATAGGTAAATAAATTCCTTGTTGCAATGTTTGACCGTTGTTGTTTTTATTTTTTGGATGAACAATTAACGCATATTCCGTCTTCGCTACTAATGGCTTTGCGGGCGTGACAACTAATTTATTACGCTCCATTGTCATCGTTGCTTGAACGACTTGACCGCCTAACTCCACCAATTCTACTGAAGGAATATGAATTTTGTCAGCGACTGGCTTGGAGAAATTCACTGTAAAAGGTTTTGTCACGTCCACATTTTTTAGGCCTTCTTGTTCTTTGTAATTAGTAAGCTTTGAAGTGATTGCATCATAATGTGCCCGGAACAATGGATTGCCTGTTGTTACAATGTTTGGTTTTACCCCAACGTTATTAATGACCGTATTCGCTGGACCAAGGAAATGTCCAATCGTTAGCTTTAAAATCCCGCCATCGGATATCTCATAAAATGCTTGCATCGAGCCTTTGCCATACGTTTTTTGACCGTATAAAGTTGCTGCCTTTTGATCTAGTAATGCAGCCGCAGTCATTTCAGAAGAACTTGCGCTTAACTGGTTGATGAGTACTTTCGTATTGGAAGGGAATTTCACCGCTTGTTGAAGTGCGCGAACATTGGAAATGCCTGTTGATTCTTTCAATTTATAAGCATTTTTCGTATTCGGGAACATCCCGATTAATTGCTCGGCTGCTGTAACATAGCCACCACCGTTATTTTGTAAATCTAAAATAAACGACTTCGCTCCTTGTTTTTTTAGTGTCGTAATCGCTTTTGAAATTAAGGAAGCCGTATCGTTTGAAAAAGAACTTAAAGAAATATAGCCGACATCGCCATAAAGTAATGCCGTTGTAACATTTGGTAACGAGAAGGCATTGCGAACAAGCGTCTTTTCTAAAATCGTACCATCCACACTTAAAAGCGTTAACGTCACATTTGTATTTTCTTTCCCTTTAATGAGGGAGCTCGCTTGGTCAATTGTCATCGGAACAGTAGAAGTACCATCCACCGCAGTAATCATATCCCCGACAACAAGCCCGGATTTCTGTGCGCTACCACCTTCAATTAATTGGGTAATCAAAATACCTGTATCTTTTTTTTCAAGTACTACCCCAATTCCTACTGATGTTAATTCAATGGCGTTAAGGTATTCTTCAAACTCTTCTTTTGTGAA is drawn from Solibacillus sp. R5-41 and contains these coding sequences:
- a CDS encoding S-layer homology domain-containing protein yields the protein MFKKIFGLAIAAMLFLSISTQSKTYANDIQGHLMVHELTYWANLDVIRPDAKGNYNPNRAVTRGEFASYITRALNLPASTSHVFKDLKPGEERTLEIQAAAGSNILSGYPDGTFRPNEKITRQHMAALLQRALNYSKVPLEGAPLTFKDNNKIGDQFKPAVATSVYYNIIRGSQTSKGIYFDPQGSSTIAHASAFLYRMNTTIEKYGAGVDEEDGDENGTEVPPPLPPANSNSYYIGKLSNGEITKNPTVYFNYEQAESALKSSSSQLIFKGDKIVNMPSGIASAADTAANTVTIYADKEFKKSLTYAVEGSELKYYSNTEKYAIVQLADTKGYAKMDEVTLTPTSLIKGQNTYYVAGGFLTHKTYNHIKQAYHGDYVVGEAPAFMKPGTNYYSQDGVNFYSDVLLTKKVGTHYPYFQFTTLRQHSNYTAEELDSIIMTMLAERQATGLARYANATVESRLIGMGPLLKQVEASHNVNALFILAASMHESDYGISVNSLEKNNIFGIKVYDSDTTLGTSYPSRDDSVMAFLNQYVNLNYAPQSGKFAKGAAPGNKTAGMNVHYASDPFWGSKIAGHMYRMDSRFGQKDFNQVKRAFVANNGDLVNARAEASATSTKVFTYQPKNVGETAVFGYPVAIVEEMTGDDGYVWYKLLSDEVPPSQYVWVRSDLVKVIPNN
- a CDS encoding TetR/AcrR family transcriptional regulator translates to MARGRKVNSNGERSKQLLLEKAVELFSTNGYHQTKISDIVKAADLTQPTFYLYFQSKESLYNDLNETFQQGLDQVFSTQPLLTMTNDTSTHTIQEHLKQIFDYFVKNPSLTKIGFYEAEQSSVLKERIVTNLVDVFDTDFQDYDVTQRVDKHVLAESLVGSVERLTLTNLLTNKSNPQQLAEEISHIYFSDARKLVR
- a CDS encoding C40 family peptidase; this encodes MKKRILLPIFAAFMIFAGTDTNTAQAASTSELTTVAYDYIGVPYVYGGTTAKGLDCSGYTSIVFSKLGHDLNRTAAEQYKQGTAVSKANLKTGDLVFFNTTGSVSHVGIYLGNNEFIHAGTSTGVTVAKLNSSYWAKRYIGAKRVASFDGSKVVASTGEVKDAAIDFSVYASRGEVAIQLAKAMGLDTSDKNSPFADVKSTSKHAGAVTALHKMGVFTGDENGKFNPSSPFTRAQLAKVLVAAFNLEQKGDFKTFTDVSKSHYASNDISVLASNGITMGKGDGTFGINDNVKLTDLTTFINRIQ
- a CDS encoding N-acetylmuramoyl-L-alanine amidase, whose protein sequence is MSFKKISFLVVILLFSLFNVQNVQASITFTDLASSHPAYDEIQYLIELGVLEGSIENGKRVFKPSDSVTRGQAAKMVVVATGEKPLVVTKSSFSDIDLKKSAALSGYVERAVKLGYFSEYSPGKFAPKTPLTRNEMSKVLATAFQLNIEQTEKLSLPFNDVAANDPYYKYIAAIYYNGITNGTANSTKYSAKDPVTRAQFSSFVARASSDKYRLDLPVQGVHVPNESDAIGKVFVAVDNLNVRSSASSDNATNILGKVNTGKALSVFEEQGYWLKISYNGQYAFVAKEFTKTAQQPVEGTPEKPVEEKPEQPVEVKPEKPTEVKPENPTEVKPEKPVEVKPGKPTEETPEQPTEQPIEIPTTDTETIAIATVNGLNIRESDSASATSLGKIDRGTSVNVLSFAGHWVEIDHQGTVGYVDKRFVRLKNTTENPVKDRIIIIDPGHGGKDPGTMSGQAVEKSIVFKVSQLVQQKLEADGAKVLMTRTGDTYPSLDDRHKFATNNYGEMFVSIHANSATSTSAKGTETYYSVTSNENEKEDLVLATNINNEIVKNASMSNRGVKRADFVVIKNLKIPAVLVELGFVSNEEDRTKLLSDQYIETFAQSIYNGIVEYYGRK
- a CDS encoding S41 family peptidase; protein product: MLKKQLSALLFFILFLTIPFTTLASPLEEAKQTVKDLYVGDIHGNVDKATSIEALMDMLDPYSTYFTKEEFEEYLNAIELTSVGIGVVLEKKDTGILITQLIEGGSAQKSGLVVGDMITAVDGTSTVPMTIDQASSLIKGKENTNVTLTLLSVDGTILEKTLVRNAFSLPNVTTALLYGDVGYISLSSFSNDTASLISKAITTLKKQGAKSFILDLQNNGGGYVTAAEQLIGMFPNTKNAYKLKESTGISNVRALQQAVKFPSNTKVLINQLSASSSEMTAAALLDQKAATLYGQKTYGKGSMQAFYEISDGGILKLTIGHFLGPANTVINNVGVKPNIVTTGNPLFRAHYDAITSKLTNYKEQEGLKNVDVTKPFTVNFSKPVADKIHIPSVELVELGGQVVQATMTMERNKLVVTPAKPLVAKTEYALIVHPKNKNNNGQTLQQGIYLPIQTANK